The sequence CTTCATCACCGACTCAAAAGTTTGCTGCGTTTTTGCACACGTAATCGGATCGTAAATGCTGTACACTACGTTTTGGTAGGCATATAGTTCTCCTGGAGCAGCAGTCAGGTCCACCTGATCTAGTCGTTCAATTATCTTTTCCAGCGGCACTTTGTCTTCAACCATCAGGTCGTATGCGTGTGGAATTAATCCGGAAGTGTGACTCAGTAAATGCCGAACGGTAAGTTGGTTGGTGTATTCTTCGTTTTTAAGTTTGAAGTTGGGTAGATAGTCAACGATTTTATCATCAAGTTTTACAATATTTTCTTCATCGAGAATTCCTGCTAAAACGCCGGTAACTGATTTTGAAACTGAGGCCAGGCGAAAAACAGTATTTTCGTTCACCGGATTTTTTTCTCCGGCTTTTCGAACGCCATAACATTTTACAAGTGCAATTTTTCCTTTGTAAGTTATTACAGCCGCTGCTCCAACAGTTCCCGATTCTTTTAAATTTAGTTCCAGTAAACTATCAAAACGTGTAACTGTATTCTCTATTTCAACAACAGGATTATATTCGGGTTCGACGATTACTTCCTCAGGTATTGCCTGTTCTTTAGCCTTATCAGTGCCAACAAACGATTGTAATTTGAAAGCCAGAATTGCTAAACCAACAACCACAATTACTACGTAAATTCTTCTCTTCAAAACGATTCCTCCTTCACAATTTCAAACAAAAATAAAATTTATCTGCTTGATTTTTAGGTGAAGCAGCAATTTATAGAAAATTTTTATTCACGATTTCATATTAATAACCCGGGAAAGGAAAAAAGCCGGTGGGAGCCGGCTTTTTATTTTGCTGTTTAATTATTACTTAAAACCATTTCATGTTATAGGAGAGAAATGATGCTTAAGCATTTGTAATATATGACTGTGTTTTATCGATTCTGTTACACCTTTTGAGAAAAAAAATCGATTATTTTTGAAAAAAATTGAGAAATGAGAAAGAAAGAACTCTTTGCATATATCATAGATTATTTTGAAAAAACGATGCCAATTGCTGAAACAGAGCTCGATTACGGGAATCCGTTTGAGTTGATTGTTGCTGTAATATTATCGGCTCAATGTACCGATAAAAGAGTAAATCAAATTACTCCGGAATTGCTGAAACGTTTCCCTACACCATACAAAATGGCCGAAGTTGAACCGGGCGAAGTTTTTGATTACATTAGAAGTTGCTCTTATCCGAATAACAAAGCCAAACACCTGGTTGGAATGGCACAAAAACTTATCGAATTATTTGATGGAGAAGTTCCGAGTGATGTTGATGACCTGCAAAAACTTCCGGGCGTCGGAAGAAAAACCGCCAATGTTATAGCTTCGGTGGTTTACAATAAACCGGCACTTGCTGTTGATACACACGTTTTCAGGGTGGCTGCTCGTATCGGTTTAAGCACAAATGCCAAAACACCATTGGCAACCGAGCAGCAGTTAATGAAATACATTCCTGAAGAATTGGTGCCAAAAGCACATCATTGGCTCATATTGCACGGACGCTACACCTGCGTGGCACGTAAACCAAAATGTGAAAAATGTGGTTTAACCGAGGTGTGTAAGTTTTATATAAAGCAAGTGAAGAAGTAATTTCTACTTATTCGATTCATGAATGTTAGTAAGAGTCATAATTAGTACGTCACCCTGTCCGTCAGTTGACGGATTCAGGGTCTTCGTTTTAAGTTGTTGAAATTTACGAATTAAAGATGCTGAAACGAGTTCAGCATGACGTAGTAAAAATGATTATGATACAATACGGCTATTCAATTTCTATTCTAAAGTTTTTGCCGTTTCCTGAATTATTTTCCAGGCATTTTTTACATGTTTTTCTTCGATGTGTGTTTGCCCGATATTCATGCGCAACACAATTTGCCCGTTTAATTTTGTGTGAGTAAAAAAGATTTTGCCTGCTTCGTTGATGGTATTCATAAGTTTCAGGTTGAAAGCATCGTCTGATTTATGGCGGAAACATACCAGGTTCATTGTTGTCGGAACTACCACTTCAAAGTTTCCGGAATCCTTTACCCAGTTTTCAAACTGTTTCGCTAGTCGAACGTGTTCCCGAATCAGCTGCTGAAGTCCTTCAACGCCATAATGGCGAATTACAAACCAAAGTTTTAGTGCCCTGAAACGTCGCCCCAGTTGAATATGCCAGTCGCGGTAATCAAAAACTTCGCCCGATTCGGTGGCTTTGTTTCGTAAATATTCTGGCAGAATAGAGAAAGTATTGATCAGTTCAGAACGGTTAGCTACCCAAAATACATTACAGTCAAAATTGGTAAACATCCATTTGTGTGGATTAAAACTGTAACTGTCGGCTAATTCAACGCCATCGGCTAAATGTCTGAATTCCGGGCAAAGCATTGCTGTTCCCAGCGAAGCTGCATCGATATGAAACCAACATTTTTCCTGTTTGCAGATCTTTCCGATTTCGGGAATTGGATCGATAGCCGTTGATGAGGTGGTGCCAATGGTTCCACAAACAAAAAATGGAATGAGTCCGTTGGCGCGGTCTTCTTTTATTTGTTGTTCGAGCAGGTCAGTCCGCATAGAACAGTTTTCATCTACGTCGATCAATCGCAAATTGGCTCGCCCAATACCGGCAATTTTAATTCCTTTTTCTACTGATGAGTGCGTTTGCGACGAAACATAAGCCACCAACTTTTTATCCAGTCCGTCTTCGTTGGTTATAAATCCGGTAACTCGTTCCCGTGCTGCAATAATCGCTGTTAATGCGGCAGTTGATGCGGTATCCTGAATAACACCGCCCCCCGATGATGTTGACCGGAATTGTTCGGGCATATTCATCATTTCTGCCAGCCAATCGATTACACGGGTTTCAACTTCGGTAGCAGCCGGACTGGTTGCCCACAACATTCCCTGCACGCCAAGTCCTGACGATACCAGATCGCCTAAAATTGAAGGGAAAGAAGTGTTGGCATTAAAATAAGCAAAGAAGTTGGGCGACTGCCAGTGTGTAATTCCCGGCATAATTTTTTCATCCAGATCTGTAATCATTTCGTCGATACTTTCGCCGTGCTGCGGCGCTGCATCCGGTAATGAGTTGATAATATCGCCGGGTTTTACCTGCGAAAGAACCGGATAATCCTCGATCTGTTCGTAATAATCAGCAATCCAGTCAATTATTTTTTTTCCTTCTTCCCGGAACTGTTCCGGACTCATATGAATGTTTTTCTTTTCCAATTTTGTGTGGTTTAGATTTTTAGAATTGAGTTCTGTAAAAATAAGAGTGAATATTAATACCTGACTTCAAAGTCGGTATACGATTCAATAAGTTGAAGTTCGGCTTTATGAACGCTTTTAACAAGGGAAAGGGGAGGGCCGACCCAAAGATAGTCAACAAGAGTTTTTACGGCTGGTTCAGCACCTTGTGCCATAACCAGCACACCACCATCAACGGTATTTCGCACCCAGCCGTTAACATTCAGTAATTTGGCCTGCTGTTGCACGTAGTAGCGAAAACCTACTCCCTGAACTCTTCCGGTAACTCTTATTTCGTACTGAACCATATTTTTACATTCAAGCGAACGTAAAAGTAATAAAATTGATGTTTACGCCTGTACCAAATAGTCGGTCAATTCTTTTTTGGATGTTTTATATTTGGTGGTTAAGGTAGAATCGGTTGATTCAAGTTGATCTACAACTTGGGAAACCTGGTTTAAAACATCTACACATCCATCGTATGAGCGGTTAATTTTGCTTTGTACAACCCAATCCATAATCAGGTTATCAAAAAAGTAATCGGCAAATGTTGTTAGTCCGTCCAATTGTAAATTCATACTTTCAACCTGGTTAATCTGCACATCGCTTAGTTCGCGGTTAAATTTTTGCAGCCAGTATTGTACATCATGTATAAGGGATTTTGCTTCGTCCATTTTCGAATGTTTCACGGCTGTAGCCAGTAATCCTCCGCCAACCATATCGAATGCTCCCCAGTTTTGCGCCTTTCGCAATGATCCTAAAGCCAGTTGCAATCCTTTTATAGCCATTTTCCCTGCTTCAATCGCTTCTTTTACTTCTTTCTTTTGCGAATAGTATTGGCCAAGTTGTTCTTCATATTTCTGAAGTGTCCCATCATTTGCGGCTTTCAAGTGCTGCTCTTTTTCCGATAAAAGCGCTTTGTAATCTTTTTCAGGATTTCCGCATTGCTGTAGTTCGCGAGTTAAACTATCAAGCTCTTGTTTCAGGTTGTCAATCTGTTTTTGGCAATTCTCAAATTTTAGTTTGGCTGCCAGAAACTCCTGCCGCTCTTTATCAAGCTTTTTTTCTTTGGTTCCCAGCAGTTCATAAAAAAGGTTTGTTAATCCTCCTTCTTCCAGTCGCTTAACATCTTCATATTCTTTTTGTAGTTCCTTTTTTAGCCGAACTAATTTATCCTGTTCTTGTGTGAGTTCGTTTTGAGTACGGTGTAAAAGTTTTTCGATGCGGCTTTTTTCTTCCGCACGTTCTTTTAGTTGAATGAGGTTCATATTGAAATTATTGTTTTTGTAAAATAGATAAAGATTTTTCTCTGAATTAACTTTTAAAAGCCTCTACATTCTCGGGTTGTACCAGTGCCCAGATTGAATAAATACCAATGCCCGTTCCGATGGGGAAACTAAACAAATTCAATACCGAAATTATTAGGGTGAGAATTCGTGCCCACTCTTTACGTTTGAATAATCCGATTCCGGCAAGTATGCCCGGCAAGCTCACAATAAACGCAACAATCATAATTACGTTGGCGATGATTGAAAGTACAAATTCGGCTTCGTGATCATCGGCAAAATTACCGATAACATGAAACAGAATAAAAATGGTTGTAGCAATAATGAGCCCCAAAATGCTGTAGATAATTTGTAGCGTAGCAACTACATTAATGTGTTTTTCCATGATTTGTTGTTTTTTGTTTTCATGAATTTACGAAATAGACGAGTGAATTGGAGAAACTTTTAGATGAATAGCAACAATTTGCCGTTAAATTAGTTATTTAGATAGGGTTAGTTATATAGAAAACTGTAATTTTGCAGCGGAAATTTTGAAAAATTAGGATATGGAAATTTTGAAAGTTGTTTTATTAGCAGTGGCCTTGCTGGGAGTTGGAATGTTGGGGATGGCAGTAAGGATTGTGTTTCTGAAAGGCGGAAAATTTCCGAATACACATGTTGGCGGAAACTCGCATTTAAAGAAAAACGGTGTTTACTGTGCAACTACACAAGATAAATTGGCACAGCGCGACGCCCGAAAAGAACTGCAATTCAAAAAATTGAATTTAATAACAGATACGGAAGCCGGTAAATAACCGGCTTTTTATTTCCTGAGCATTTCTTCAAAACCTTCCGACATATAAACCTGGTTTTCACCATTTTCGTCGGCATAGATAAAGTAAATCTCCATACCCGGCACCATTCGTGCAATTTCAATACCCGCATCTTTACCCAATACCATAAATGCAGTGGCAAATGCATCGGCGGTCATACAATCGTTGGCTACAACCGAAGCGCTTAATAAGCTGTGTTGTACCGGGTATCCGGAAATAGGATCGATAGTGTGCGCATATTTTTTACCGTCTTCTTCGTAAAAGTTCAGGTAATTTCCCGATGTGGCCATAGCGCGGTTATTCAGCATTAATGCAGCACTTAACTCGTTCTCAAAAGGATTCTCGATGGGCTCGCGAATGCCGATTGTCCATACTTTCGCTTTGTCGTTTACGCCTTTTGCCACAACTTCGCCGCCAATATCAACCATGTAATTCAAACAACCTTTCTTTTGCAGAAATTCGCCGATCAGGTCGCAGGTGTAACCTTTGGCAATGGCACTCATATTAATTGTCATGTGTGGATTTTCTTTTATGATCCGGCCATTTTCGAAGCGGATTTTTTCATAGCCACATATTTGCTTCAACGAATCAACTTTTTCATCGGTCATTTTTTGGCGATCTTCAGGACCAAACCCCCACGCACTAATTAGCGGACCGGCAGTAATATCAAAAGCTCCATTGGTAATTTTTGCAATTTCCTCTGCCTTTAAGAAGCAGGTTGTAAATTCCTGTTCAAGTTCAACCGGAGAATTGTTGTTTACTTTGGTAATTGTTGACTGCTTGTCGTAATGCGAAAAAATGCGCGACAGGCGTTGTAACTCTTCATCAATGGCTGGCTGCAGATCTTCTCCCTTTGGGCTTTCATATTTTATGCTGTAGTAAGTACCGTAAATGGTTCCGTTATTGGCAATGTATTTTGATGTGCTGGTAGTGCAGGCTTGAAAAATAAGGATCAATCCTAAAAGGAGAAGAATTCGCTGATTCATTTGTATGTAGTTGAATTTGCTGCGAATTTAGGAAATTTATGTGCAAGGGGCGGTGTTACGGAATGGAAATACGAAAGAAGTTTTTATAGAACGACCGGATTATTGTTCAGTCATGGAATCGATTAGACGGTTGAGTTTTTCTCGCAGATCGATTAATTCTTCAACTGAGATTATGTCGGTGTCGAGTTGAGCAACAAGCTTTTCCGGTATTTCTGCTGCCCGAGTGCGCAACTGGTGTCCTTTGTCAGTCAGACTAACTGTTACTTTTCGTTCATCTTCATTTGATCGGGTTCGTTTTACAATTCCCTGAATTTCCATTCTTTTTAAAAGCGGAGTGATTGTATTGGTATTCAGGATCAGCTTTTTGGCAATTGTATTCACCGGCATGGAATCATGTTCCCAAAGCACCATTAAAACCAGGTATTGCGGGTAAGTAATTCCCAGCTCGTCGAGCATTGGCTGATAGGTACGTGTTATCAGGCGCGACGCCGCATAAATAGGGAAACATAGCTGGTTGCTGAGTTTTAACTGTTCGAATTCCATGTGAATTATTTTCTGCAAAGATAAAAAATGAAGCCGCTATTGAAATGGTGTCAGCGGCTTCATTTTTTATAGCTTAATTTTCGAACCATTCATTAAGTATCAATATTTCGCTTATAATGTTGGGAGCTAGCGAACCAATCAACTTTCCGTCTTCATCGATCAGAAACTTTTGGAAATTCCATTCGATTTTTGTGTCAGCCACTCCGTTTAGCTCCTTTTTTGTGAGCCATTCGTAAATGGGATCGGTACTTGCCTTTTCCGCTTTATTTTCATCGGGCGGATACGCCGTGTAAATGTAATCGCAAACCGAAACTTTATCCATCATCGGGAATGTTACGCCGTAATTGGCGGTACAAAATTCAAGAATTTCTTCACTTGAACCCGGATCTTGCTTTAAAAAGTTGTTGGCAGGAAATCCGATAATTTCAAATTTCTCCTTGTCTAACGATTCGTAGAGTTTTTGCAATAGTTCGAATTGCGGTGTCAATCCGCATTTGCTAGCTGTGTTTACTACCAAAACCTTTTTGCCTTTTTGTTGGGCAAGGTCGAAATCGTTGCCGTTAATGTCTTTCACCACAAAATCGTGAAAGGTTTTTTGTGCAGGTTTGTCTTTGCCTTTTTCAGCCGAAAATGAAGGTGCTGCCTGAAATACAAGTAAAGTTGCAATAGTAAAAAATGCAAGTAACTGTTTCATTTTAAGAGTCTTTTATTGGTTATTAATTTCTTCAAGAATTCAATTCTTTTGTAAACCATTTAATTCTGCAAAAGTTTTGCGATGTGGCTTTCCAGTTTCTCCGGCTTTGTAGTTGGGGCAAATCGTTTTACCGGATTACCGTTAGCATCGATCAGGAACTTTGTAAAATTCCATTTGATTTTACTGCCTAAAGTTCCGCCCAGTTCTTTTTTCAGGTATTTGTAAATGGGGTGAGCATTGTCGCCGTTTACATCGATTTTTGAGAACATAGGGAACGTAACGCCATAATTTAAAAGGCAGCCTTCTGCAATTGATTTTTCATCGCCGGGTTCCTGGTTAGCGAATTGGTTACACGGAAATCCGAGAATCACCAATCCTTTGTCCTTATAATCTTTATAGAGTTTTTCCAGTCCTTCAAATTGTGGTGTTAAACCACATTTACTGGCGGTGTTTACTACCAAAACCGTTTTCCCTTTGTAGCTGTCCATGGCAACTTCTTTTCCCTGCAAGCTTGTTGCTTTAAATTGATAAAAATTGTTTTCCATTGTTTAATTGTTTAAATATGCTTTCTTAAATATATCGTGCGCGATACAAATATATGAATAATTTTATATATCGCAAGCGATATAAATAAATAGTTAATAAAAGGGAGTGATAAATTCATATTTTGGAAAACTGTTCGTACTTTTGCGAACAACGAACAATGCACCCCCTATCTTCGTCCCTCAGATTGTCCCCCTAGAGGGGGAATCGCAATGAAGATAGGTCTGTAAGTGAATAAATAGATAGCAAAAGATAGATGGAAGTACAAATTATTTCAGATCAGCAACAGAAAATTGCCCGTTATGCAAAAGCACTCGGCCATCCGGTACGCGTGTATGTATTGCAATTACTGGGTAAGCAGAGTTGTTGTTACAGTGGCGATTTAAGTGACGAGCTGCCAATTGCAAAGTCAACCTTATCGCAACATTTAAAAGAATTAAAGGATGCAGGCTTGATTCAGGGAGAGATTGAAGCGCCCCGAATTAAATATTGCGTGAATAAAGAGAACTGGGCAGAAGCCCAGGAATTATTTAAGGATTTTCTGAAAATAGAATAAAAAATTTATACAAGTCGTTCGTGTTTTAGCGAACAGTAATTCAAAAAACCAAGAATAGAAATGGAGATAAAAGTGTTAGGAACCGGCTGTGCAAAATGCAAGAAGTTGGAAGAAAGGACAAAAAACGCCGTGAGTGAATTGGGCGTTGAGGCATCGATCGAGAAAGTGGAAGACATTTATAAAATCATGCAATTTGGTGTGATGAACACACCGGCACTTGTCGTTGACGGAAAGGTTGTATTGAGTGGGCGACTTCCCGGTGATAAAGAATTGAAAGAATTATTGTCGTAGATTAAAAAACCGATTTAGAAATATAAAATCAAAAACCTTTAACAAATACGTTATGAAAAAACTGGTATTTATTTTAAGTATTATGCTTTTTGTTGGAGCAATTTCAGCAAGTGCTCAATGTTCGGGAGCAGCCCAGGCCGGTCCGAATGCATCGTGTGACGGATGTGCTGTAGCTCCGCAATCAAGCGAAGTAAAAGCCTACTATTTTCATGCAACAGCCCGCTGTGTTACATGCAAAGCTGTTGAAAAAGTAGCTAAGGAAACCATTGATGAAAACTACAAAGGAAAAGTAACTTTTGTGTCGATCAATCGTGAAGAGGAAAAAGACAATCCTTTAGTAAAAAAGTACAAAATCAGTGGACAAACGCTGTTATTGGTAAAAGGCGACGAAATGGTTGATCTTACCAGTTCTGCATTTATGAATGCCCGCACCAAACCCGAAAAATTTGAAAAGCGCTTAAAGTCTGAAATCGACGCGATGCTCTAACCAAGATGG comes from uncultured Draconibacterium sp. and encodes:
- a CDS encoding serine hydrolase domain-containing protein yields the protein MKRRIYVVIVVVGLAILAFKLQSFVGTDKAKEQAIPEEVIVEPEYNPVVEIENTVTRFDSLLELNLKESGTVGAAAVITYKGKIALVKCYGVRKAGEKNPVNENTVFRLASVSKSVTGVLAGILDEENIVKLDDKIVDYLPNFKLKNEEYTNQLTVRHLLSHTSGLIPHAYDLMVEDKVPLEKIIERLDQVDLTAAPGELYAYQNVVYSIYDPITCAKTQQTFESVMKEKLFQPFGMADASVNFEDFKNNNNKAYPHYNRGHNHYSPMRLNDRYYSTAPAAGVNASISDLGNFLCTLTDDDSELFDTKARETVFTPQVNSPLKRTYFRSWGRDVKAKRYGIGWRIVDYKGREIAYHGGYVLGYKAEIAVCDQEDIGIAILSNSPNSATAENIPTFLNMLFDYKDSMALQEEQQDDSSQNKS
- the nth gene encoding endonuclease III, whose translation is MRKKELFAYIIDYFEKTMPIAETELDYGNPFELIVAVILSAQCTDKRVNQITPELLKRFPTPYKMAEVEPGEVFDYIRSCSYPNNKAKHLVGMAQKLIELFDGEVPSDVDDLQKLPGVGRKTANVIASVVYNKPALAVDTHVFRVAARIGLSTNAKTPLATEQQLMKYIPEELVPKAHHWLILHGRYTCVARKPKCEKCGLTEVCKFYIKQVKK
- a CDS encoding pyridoxal-dependent decarboxylase, with the protein product MEKKNIHMSPEQFREEGKKIIDWIADYYEQIEDYPVLSQVKPGDIINSLPDAAPQHGESIDEMITDLDEKIMPGITHWQSPNFFAYFNANTSFPSILGDLVSSGLGVQGMLWATSPAATEVETRVIDWLAEMMNMPEQFRSTSSGGGVIQDTASTAALTAIIAARERVTGFITNEDGLDKKLVAYVSSQTHSSVEKGIKIAGIGRANLRLIDVDENCSMRTDLLEQQIKEDRANGLIPFFVCGTIGTTSSTAIDPIPEIGKICKQEKCWFHIDAASLGTAMLCPEFRHLADGVELADSYSFNPHKWMFTNFDCNVFWVANRSELINTFSILPEYLRNKATESGEVFDYRDWHIQLGRRFRALKLWFVIRHYGVEGLQQLIREHVRLAKQFENWVKDSGNFEVVVPTTMNLVCFRHKSDDAFNLKLMNTINEAGKIFFTHTKLNGQIVLRMNIGQTHIEEKHVKNAWKIIQETAKTLE
- a CDS encoding acylphosphatase, translating into MVQYEIRVTGRVQGVGFRYYVQQQAKLLNVNGWVRNTVDGGVLVMAQGAEPAVKTLVDYLWVGPPLSLVKSVHKAELQLIESYTDFEVRY
- a CDS encoding FAD:protein FMN transferase codes for the protein MNQRILLLLGLILIFQACTTSTSKYIANNGTIYGTYYSIKYESPKGEDLQPAIDEELQRLSRIFSHYDKQSTITKVNNNSPVELEQEFTTCFLKAEEIAKITNGAFDITAGPLISAWGFGPEDRQKMTDEKVDSLKQICGYEKIRFENGRIIKENPHMTINMSAIAKGYTCDLIGEFLQKKGCLNYMVDIGGEVVAKGVNDKAKVWTIGIREPIENPFENELSAALMLNNRAMATSGNYLNFYEEDGKKYAHTIDPISGYPVQHSLLSASVVANDCMTADAFATAFMVLGKDAGIEIARMVPGMEIYFIYADENGENQVYMSEGFEEMLRK
- a CDS encoding MarR family transcriptional regulator; the encoded protein is MEFEQLKLSNQLCFPIYAASRLITRTYQPMLDELGITYPQYLVLMVLWEHDSMPVNTIAKKLILNTNTITPLLKRMEIQGIVKRTRSNEDERKVTVSLTDKGHQLRTRAAEIPEKLVAQLDTDIISVEELIDLREKLNRLIDSMTEQ
- a CDS encoding glutathione peroxidase; protein product: MKQLLAFFTIATLLVFQAAPSFSAEKGKDKPAQKTFHDFVVKDINGNDFDLAQQKGKKVLVVNTASKCGLTPQFELLQKLYESLDKEKFEIIGFPANNFLKQDPGSSEEILEFCTANYGVTFPMMDKVSVCDYIYTAYPPDENKAEKASTDPIYEWLTKKELNGVADTKIEWNFQKFLIDEDGKLIGSLAPNIISEILILNEWFEN
- a CDS encoding glutathione peroxidase, with product MENNFYQFKATSLQGKEVAMDSYKGKTVLVVNTASKCGLTPQFEGLEKLYKDYKDKGLVILGFPCNQFANQEPGDEKSIAEGCLLNYGVTFPMFSKIDVNGDNAHPIYKYLKKELGGTLGSKIKWNFTKFLIDANGNPVKRFAPTTKPEKLESHIAKLLQN
- a CDS encoding metalloregulator ArsR/SmtB family transcription factor is translated as MEVQIISDQQQKIARYAKALGHPVRVYVLQLLGKQSCCYSGDLSDELPIAKSTLSQHLKELKDAGLIQGEIEAPRIKYCVNKENWAEAQELFKDFLKIE
- a CDS encoding thioredoxin family protein, translated to MEIKVLGTGCAKCKKLEERTKNAVSELGVEASIEKVEDIYKIMQFGVMNTPALVVDGKVVLSGRLPGDKELKELLS
- a CDS encoding nitrophenyl compound nitroreductase subunit ArsF family protein, which codes for MKKLVFILSIMLFVGAISASAQCSGAAQAGPNASCDGCAVAPQSSEVKAYYFHATARCVTCKAVEKVAKETIDENYKGKVTFVSINREEEKDNPLVKKYKISGQTLLLVKGDEMVDLTSSAFMNARTKPEKFEKRLKSEIDAML